One stretch of Castor canadensis chromosome 14, mCasCan1.hap1v2, whole genome shotgun sequence DNA includes these proteins:
- the Cdc34 gene encoding ubiquitin-conjugating enzyme E2 R1 isoform X2, producing the protein MARPLVPSSQKALLLELKGLQEEPVEGFRVTLVDEGDLYNWEVAIFGPPNTYYEGGYFKARLKFPIDYPYSPPAFRFLTKMWHPNIYETGDVCISILHPPVDDPQSGELPSERWNPTQNVRTILLSVISLLNEPNTFSPANVDASVMYRKWKESKGKDREYTDIIRRSWGPRWMQSVTV; encoded by the exons ATGGCCCGGCCGCTGGTGCCCAGCTCGCAGAAGGCGCTGCTTCTGGAGCTTAAGGGGCTGCAGGAGGAGCCGGTGGAAGGCTTCCGGGTGACGCTGGTGGATGAAGGAGACCTATACAATTGGGAGGTGGCCATCTTCGGGCCCCCCAACACCTACTACGAGGGCGGCTACTTCAAG GCCCGTCTGAAGTTCCCTATCGACTACCCGTACTCCCCACCTGCCTTCCGGTTCCTAACCAAGATGTGGCATCCAAACATCTACGAG ACAGGGGATGTATGCATCTCCATCCTCCATCCCCCAGTTGATGACCCCCAGAGTGGAGAGCTGCCCTCGGAGCGGTGGAACCCCACGCAGAATGTCAG gacCATCCTCCTAAGTGTGATCTCTCTGCTCAACGAGCCCAACACCTTCTCACCAGCCAACGTGGACGCCTCAGTGAtgtacagaaagtggaaagagagCAAGGGGAAGGACCGAGAGTACACAGACATCATCCG CAGGTCCTGGGGACCAAGGTGGATGCAGAGCGTGACGGTGTGA
- the Cdc34 gene encoding ubiquitin-conjugating enzyme E2 R1 isoform X1 yields MARPLVPSSQKALLLELKGLQEEPVEGFRVTLVDEGDLYNWEVAIFGPPNTYYEGGYFKARLKFPIDYPYSPPAFRFLTKMWHPNIYETGDVCISILHPPVDDPQSGELPSERWNPTQNVRTILLSVISLLNEPNTFSPANVDASVMYRKWKESKGKDREYTDIIRKQVLGTKVDAERDGVKVPTTLAEYCIKTKAPAPDEGSDLFYDDYYEDGEVEEEADSCFGDDEDDSSNEES; encoded by the exons ATGGCCCGGCCGCTGGTGCCCAGCTCGCAGAAGGCGCTGCTTCTGGAGCTTAAGGGGCTGCAGGAGGAGCCGGTGGAAGGCTTCCGGGTGACGCTGGTGGATGAAGGAGACCTATACAATTGGGAGGTGGCCATCTTCGGGCCCCCCAACACCTACTACGAGGGCGGCTACTTCAAG GCCCGTCTGAAGTTCCCTATCGACTACCCGTACTCCCCACCTGCCTTCCGGTTCCTAACCAAGATGTGGCATCCAAACATCTACGAG ACAGGGGATGTATGCATCTCCATCCTCCATCCCCCAGTTGATGACCCCCAGAGTGGAGAGCTGCCCTCGGAGCGGTGGAACCCCACGCAGAATGTCAG gacCATCCTCCTAAGTGTGATCTCTCTGCTCAACGAGCCCAACACCTTCTCACCAGCCAACGTGGACGCCTCAGTGAtgtacagaaagtggaaagagagCAAGGGGAAGGACCGAGAGTACACAGACATCATCCG GAAGCAGGTCCTGGGGACCAAGGTGGATGCAGAGCGTGACGGTGTGAAGGTGCCCACCACACTGGCAGAATACTGTATAAAGACCAAGGCGCCGGCGCCTGATGAGGGCTCGGACCTCTTCTACGATGACTACTATGAGGATGGcgaggtggaggaggaggctgaCAGCTGCTTTGGGGACGACGAGGACGACTCCAGCAATGAGGAGTCCTGA